The following are encoded in a window of Dioscorea cayenensis subsp. rotundata cultivar TDr96_F1 chromosome 16, TDr96_F1_v2_PseudoChromosome.rev07_lg8_w22 25.fasta, whole genome shotgun sequence genomic DNA:
- the LOC120278467 gene encoding uncharacterized protein LOC120278467, which translates to MGARVFSKIDLRSGYHQFKIKLEDVPKMAFRTRYGHFEFLVMPFGLTNAPAAFMDLMNRVFRPYLDKFVIVFIDDILVYSPSNEDHAQHLRVINGNFIAVMRYKGKEQVLQLVKLTSMESVLDMLCERWGIVVSYVRMKFAILDTHKIICSIYSKVDFQLVYHIYHMFNNSAVNFIINAVEGMVDILLGSLLLS; encoded by the exons ATGGGAGCAAGGGTGTTCTCCAAGATTGACTTGCGGTCTGGGTATCATCAGTTCAAGATTAAGTTAGAAGATGTTCCAAAGATGGCATTTCGGACCCGTTATGGCCATTTTGAGTTTTTGGTGATGCCGTTTGGTCTAACCAATGCTCCTGCAGCATTCATGGACCTAATGAATAGGGTATTCAGGCCTTATTTAGACAAGTTTGTCATTGTGTTCATCGATGATATTTTGGTTTATTCACCTTCAAATGAGGATCATGCTCAACATTTGAGG GTTATTAATGGAAACTTTATTGCTGTCATGAGATATAAGGGAAAGGAACAAGTCTTACAACTTGTCAAATTAACTTCTATGGAGTCAGTACTAGACATGTTATGTGAACGATGGGGCATTGTGGTTTCTTATGTAAGGATGAAGTTTGCCATACTAGATACACACAAAATTATTTGTTCTATATATTCTAAAGTAGATTTTCAGCTTGTGTACCACATATATCACATGTTCAATAATAGTGCCGTCAACTTCATAATTAATGCAGTTGAAGGGATGGTGGACATTCTCTTGGGCTCTTTACTCCTATCGTAA